In Sandaracinaceae bacterium, the DNA window GGCGGCGACATCATCCCGCGCGTGCGCGCTGTGCTGCAGCTGCCCGATGGGCAGGGTTACCGCACCCTCGAAGAAGCCGCGCGCGCCATGCACATGTCCGAGCGCACCCTGAAGCGCAGGCTCGCCGCGCAGGGCACCAGCTTCACCAGCGTCTTGGACGACGCCCGCTGCGAGCGCGCCATGGTCTGGCTGCGCGAGGACAAGCTCTCACACGCCGACATCGCCGAGCGGCTGGGCTACGCCGACGCCAGCGCCTTCTCGCGCGCCTTTCGCCGCTGGACGGGCATGACGCCGGCCGGCTTCCAGAAGCAGGGCCGCGGCTGAGCGGGGAGGGCGCTGGTCCCCGGGCCACGGGTTGGCCCCAACGGACCAGAAAGCGGCCTCCGCTGTCCTCGTAAGCGCGGCCGTGCATGGGCACAGTAGAACCATGCAAACGACGACTCATCCCATCGAGATCCGCAACCTGCGCTTCAACCTGGAGACGGACGTCCCCAAGCACTGGCACGGCGGCGGGCGCGGCGTGACGCTATTCTTCGACAACCTCTCCACCCTCTTCCCCGAGGGCGAGCGCTTCTTCATCGCCAGCATCCGCGCGCACCTGAGCGAGGTCACCGACCCCGAGCTGCGCGCGGCGGTGCGACTGTTCTGCGGGCAGGAGGCCATGCACGGGCGCGAGCACGAGCGCATGAACGCCATGATCGACGCCCACGGCTACCCGGCGGCGGAGCTGGACGCGCGCCTCAAGGTGCTGCTCGGCGCGGTGCAGAAGACGTTCCCGAAGCGCTGGCAGCTGGCCGCCACCTGCGCCCTCGAGCACTACACGGCGCTGCTGGGCGACCTCATCCTGAGCAACCCCGAGATCCTGGCGGACGCTCACCCCGAGATGCGCCGCCTTTGGAACTGGCACGCGGCCGAGGAGAGCGAGCACAAGGCCGTGGCCTTCGACGTGTACCAGGCGGCCGGCGGCAACGCCCCCGAGCGCGGCTTCGTGATGGTGGTGGCCACGGTCATCTTCTGGGCCGTGCTGTTCGACCAGCAGGTGCGCCTCATGCACGCGGACGGCATCGCCACGTCGCCCAAGGAGTGGGTCAAGCTGGGCCGCTTCATGTTCGGCAAGCCCGCGCGCCTGCAGCGCCTCACCGCCCCGCTCCTGGACTTCTTCCGCCCGTCGTTCCACCCGTGGGATCACGACAACAGCTCGGTGCTGGAAGCCTGGCGCCACGGCCACACGGCGGCCGCCGCGTAACCGTGCAGAATCTTACGGCGCTGAGCCACGCGGGCCCCTAAACTCGGAGCCCGATGAAAGCCATTCTCCTCAGCGCCGGACAGGGCAGTCGCCTTCTCCCCCTCACGGCCGACACGCCGAAGTGCACACTCGACATCGCCGGGCAGTCGCTGCTCGAGTGGCAGCTTCACGCACTCGCGGACAATGGCTTCCACGAGGTCGTCGTGGTCACGGGCTTCCGCGCCGCTCAGGTCGAGGCCATCACGGCGCGGTTCGACCGCCTGCCCGTCCGCACGCTGTACAATCCGTTCTACGCGGTGAGCGACAACCTGGCCACGTGCTGGCTGGCGCGCGAAGAGATGACGCCGCCGTTTGCCATCGTGAACGGCGACACCATCTTCGAGGCCGGCACGCTGCGCACGCTGCTGGCGGGCCGAGGCGATACGGACATCACGTTGGCCTGTGACGTGAAGGCAAAGTACGACGACGACGACATGAAGGTGGTCATCGACGACGGCCGGCTGCGTCGCGTGGGAAAGAAGCTCGACCTGGCCCAGGTCAACGGCGAGTCCATCGGCATGATGGTCTTCAACGAGAAGGGGGCTGCGCGCTTCCGCGCGCGTCTCGAGCAGATCATGCGGCGCGACGAGGGCAACTCTCGCTGGTACCTGTCCGCCATCGACGAGCTCGCCCAAGAGGGGGGAGTGGGGGTCTGCAACATCCACGGACACGGCTGGTGCGAGGTCGACAACGGGGCTGATCTGGAGCACGCCGATCGTGTGGTGCGCGGGTGGACGCGGGGGCTGGGCGGCGACGTGAGCGCCGGCACCGGCGGTGCTGGTGCGCCCAGCATGAACCCCACGATCCTGAAGTTCGGATACCCCGACACACTGGTCCGCGCGTACGAGCACTGGGTGGTCCTGGTGCGCCCCGCGCAGGCCACGCTGGGGTCCCTCGTGTTGGCCAGCACCGAAACCGCACGGTCGCTCTCGGAGGTGTCCGCGGCCGGGTTCTTGGAGCTCGCCCACGTCACGCGTGCCATCGAGGCCGCGCTCTCCGCCGCATTCGGCTACGACAAGCTCAACTACCTGCTGCTCATGATGGTGGATCCGGACGTGCACTTTCACGTGCTGCCGCGCTACGGGAGCGAGCGGGAGTTTGCCGGCGTCGTGTTCTCCGACCCGGGCTTTCCTGGGCCCCCGCGCCTCGATCAGAGCACGGCCGTCGACGAAGCCACCCTGCGCGAGCTGGTGACGACGCTCCGCCGTAACTGGCCCGAGTGACTCCCGTGACCGACTCTCCTGCAGTGCATGCGGGTCGCACGTCGCACCTCGCGGCCGACGCACCCATCGCGTTCCTCTGGGGGGCTGTCCTCGGCGTCACCGACGTCCTGGTCGCCGCTCGAGACGGCGTGTGGAGCGCGGCGAACGTCGCACGCGCCGCGCTGGTCGGTGCGTTGGCGCTCGGC includes these proteins:
- a CDS encoding HIT family protein, with the translated sequence MNPTILKFGYPDTLVRAYEHWVVLVRPAQATLGSLVLASTETARSLSEVSAAGFLELAHVTRAIEAALSAAFGYDKLNYLLLMMVDPDVHFHVLPRYGSEREFAGVVFSDPGFPGPPRLDQSTAVDEATLRELVTTLRRNWPE
- a CDS encoding metal-dependent hydrolase, giving the protein MQTTTHPIEIRNLRFNLETDVPKHWHGGGRGVTLFFDNLSTLFPEGERFFIASIRAHLSEVTDPELRAAVRLFCGQEAMHGREHERMNAMIDAHGYPAAELDARLKVLLGAVQKTFPKRWQLAATCALEHYTALLGDLILSNPEILADAHPEMRRLWNWHAAEESEHKAVAFDVYQAAGGNAPERGFVMVVATVIFWAVLFDQQVRLMHADGIATSPKEWVKLGRFMFGKPARLQRLTAPLLDFFRPSFHPWDHDNSSVLEAWRHGHTAAAA